One part of the Chloroflexota bacterium genome encodes these proteins:
- a CDS encoding acetate--CoA ligase yields the protein MLKAFFTPQSVAVIGAAREPGKLGYGVLSNILKYGYTGQVYPINPKADEILGLKCYPSILDVPGPVELVVIVVPNKFVPQVMEECGRKGVQGAIIISAGFREAGTDGIKLEHQVLDIAKQYGIRVVGPNCLGIISTHTPLNASFAAGMPPKGSIAFMSQSGALCTAILDWALAKEIGFSYFVSLGNKADVNEVDLLQTWKDDEYSRVIIVYMEGLSDGQKFMKVARQVTQRTPVIAVKSGNTAAGSRAVSSHTGSLAGSERAYQAAFDQTGVLRASSIEQLFDYSLAFAYQPQLKGRSIAIVTNAGGPGIMATDALESSGMKLATLQPETIETLRQGLPAAANVYNPVDVIGDALADRYEHALKAVLQDENVHGVLVILTPQVYTQIEETAEVVGRLAAMHGKPVLACFMGEEKVGPGIRILNRYNIPNYSFPERAVGALRAMATFSEWRQRPAPQYERFVVDHERVKQIFARARNEGRVALGDAESREIMEAYGLRIPRSILARTVEEAVEAASTIGYPVVMKIASPDILHKSDIGGVRLNVTNAEQVRDLFDLLIFRAQRYMPEAQIWGVLVQEMVPKGKEVIIGVNRDPQFGPLLMFGLGGIYVEVLKDVTFRIAPISRQEAIEMIDDIRSYHLLRGVRGEKPSDLDAIVDAILRVSQLVTDFPEIVEMDINPLMVHEAGKGAVAVDMRFVLKEKESKE from the coding sequence ATGTTGAAAGCTTTCTTTACCCCGCAGTCTGTAGCGGTTATTGGCGCCGCGCGTGAGCCCGGCAAATTGGGATACGGCGTGTTGAGCAATATCTTGAAATACGGCTACACCGGTCAGGTTTATCCCATTAACCCTAAGGCGGATGAAATCCTTGGTCTCAAATGCTATCCTTCCATTCTGGATGTCCCCGGACCAGTTGAGCTGGTGGTAATCGTTGTGCCTAACAAGTTCGTGCCGCAGGTCATGGAAGAATGCGGCAGAAAGGGCGTCCAGGGAGCCATCATTATCAGCGCCGGCTTTCGCGAGGCAGGAACGGACGGCATCAAACTAGAGCACCAGGTATTGGATATCGCCAAGCAGTACGGGATTCGCGTTGTCGGCCCGAACTGCCTGGGCATCATCAGCACGCACACTCCGCTCAACGCTTCCTTCGCTGCTGGCATGCCCCCGAAGGGGAGCATCGCTTTCATGTCGCAATCTGGCGCATTGTGCACCGCCATCCTGGACTGGGCTTTGGCCAAAGAAATTGGCTTCTCCTACTTTGTGAGCCTGGGCAACAAAGCCGACGTGAACGAAGTGGATCTGCTGCAAACCTGGAAGGATGATGAATATTCGCGTGTAATCATCGTCTATATGGAAGGCTTGAGCGATGGGCAGAAATTCATGAAGGTAGCACGTCAGGTTACACAACGTACACCAGTCATTGCTGTCAAGTCCGGCAACACTGCTGCTGGCTCGCGAGCCGTTTCTTCGCACACCGGTTCACTAGCTGGCTCGGAGCGGGCTTACCAGGCTGCTTTTGACCAAACAGGCGTCCTTCGCGCAAGTTCGATAGAGCAGTTGTTCGATTACTCGCTGGCTTTTGCCTATCAGCCGCAACTTAAAGGCAGGAGCATCGCCATTGTCACCAACGCTGGTGGCCCCGGCATCATGGCTACAGATGCTCTGGAAAGCAGTGGCATGAAACTGGCTACATTGCAGCCAGAGACGATCGAGACCCTCAGGCAGGGCCTTCCCGCTGCTGCCAATGTGTACAACCCGGTTGATGTCATTGGTGATGCATTAGCCGATCGCTATGAGCACGCGCTGAAAGCGGTGCTGCAAGACGAAAACGTCCATGGCGTTCTGGTCATCCTGACCCCTCAGGTGTACACCCAAATCGAAGAGACGGCTGAAGTTGTCGGTCGCCTGGCTGCGATGCATGGCAAACCGGTGCTGGCCTGTTTCATGGGCGAAGAAAAAGTCGGCCCTGGCATCAGGATCCTCAATCGCTACAACATTCCCAACTACTCCTTTCCAGAGCGGGCAGTAGGCGCTCTACGCGCCATGGCTACCTTTAGCGAATGGCGCCAGCGACCTGCTCCACAGTACGAGCGGTTTGTTGTAGACCACGAACGCGTGAAGCAAATCTTTGCACGAGCACGCAACGAAGGCCGAGTCGCGCTGGGCGATGCGGAATCCCGGGAGATCATGGAAGCATATGGCCTGCGCATTCCCCGCTCCATACTGGCCAGAACTGTGGAAGAAGCAGTGGAAGCTGCTAGCACCATTGGTTACCCGGTAGTGATGAAAATAGCTTCACCAGATATTCTGCACAAATCGGATATCGGCGGCGTGCGCCTGAATGTGACTAATGCAGAGCAGGTACGCGACCTCTTTGACCTGCTCATTTTCCGCGCCCAGCGTTATATGCCCGAGGCACAGATATGGGGGGTGCTCGTACAGGAGATGGTACCAAAGGGCAAGGAAGTAATTATCGGCGTCAACCGTGACCCACAGTTCGGTCCGCTGCTGATGTTTGGTCTAGGTGGGATCTATGTCGAAGTGCTGAAGGATGTCACTTTTCGCATCGCTCCTATTTCGCGCCAGGAAGCGATCGAAATGATTGATGACATTCGATCTTATCACCTGCTGCGCGGCGTGCGCGGCGAAAAGCCTTCCGATTTGGATGCCATTGTGGATGCGATTCTGCGCGTGTCGCAGTTGGTAACAGACTTTCCAGAAATTGTAGAGATGGATATCAATCCCTTGATGGTCCACGAAGCAGGAAAAGGTGCAGTTGCTGTGGACATGAGATTCGTCTTGAAAGAAAAGGAGAGCAAAGAATGA
- a CDS encoding phosphotransacetylase family protein, with product MITLYITSTTPYAGKSALCVGLGKQFQRNGYRIGYLKPLVTTKTSIGECVVDEEANQMRQTLKLMDPVQAIWPVCLDAPAIEAVLRGEAPDYSRIVMDAFAEVSKGKDIMILEGGTRCSQGLGVGLSADKIAEMTQAKVLVVAKYDVSTVIIVDDLLTDKLWLGDKMLGAVLNGVDRQRLDFVQELVVPFLEKRGIPIYGVLPMERIFASVSIGELAEAVQGEIICRPDLMNELVENLMVGAMSVDAALTYFRRKLNKAVITGGDRPDIQLAALETSTKCLILTGNLRPNPLIVNRAEEAGVAIMMVKHDTMTTVQLAEQAFGKTRFHQEKKIARFENMLAERFDFARFYKDLGLHKA from the coding sequence ATGATCACATTGTACATCACCTCGACAACTCCCTATGCGGGGAAAAGTGCCCTATGCGTTGGTCTGGGGAAACAATTCCAAAGAAATGGTTATCGCATCGGTTACCTGAAGCCACTAGTGACTACCAAAACGAGCATCGGAGAATGCGTGGTTGATGAGGAGGCGAATCAAATGCGCCAGACACTGAAGCTCATGGACCCTGTGCAAGCGATTTGGCCAGTGTGCTTGGATGCCCCTGCGATAGAAGCAGTGCTGCGTGGCGAAGCCCCAGACTATTCGAGAATAGTCATGGACGCCTTTGCTGAGGTATCCAAAGGCAAAGACATCATGATTTTGGAAGGCGGCACTAGGTGCAGCCAAGGCCTGGGCGTGGGTCTCTCCGCTGACAAAATTGCAGAAATGACGCAAGCAAAAGTGCTGGTGGTAGCGAAATACGACGTCTCCACAGTAATCATCGTGGATGACCTACTGACAGACAAGCTGTGGCTTGGAGACAAGATGCTGGGTGCGGTGCTCAATGGCGTAGACCGTCAGCGATTGGACTTTGTCCAAGAACTTGTCGTCCCATTTCTGGAGAAGCGTGGCATACCAATCTATGGCGTACTGCCTATGGAGCGCATTTTTGCCTCCGTCTCCATCGGAGAATTGGCAGAGGCCGTGCAGGGTGAGATCATCTGCCGCCCAGACCTAATGAATGAATTGGTAGAAAACCTCATGGTTGGTGCCATGAGCGTGGATGCGGCATTGACCTACTTCCGCCGCAAGTTGAACAAAGCCGTTATCACCGGTGGTGACCGCCCCGATATTCAACTGGCAGCTCTGGAAACCTCCACCAAGTGTCTGATCCTGACCGGCAACCTTCGCCCTAATCCCTTGATCGTTAACCGTGCGGAGGAGGCTGGCGTAGCCATTATGATGGTAAAGCATGATACCATGACCACGGTGCAGTTGGCTGAACAGGCTTTTGGCAAGACGCGCTTTCATCAGGAGAAGAAGATCGCGCGCTTTGAGAATATGCTTGCAGAGCGCTTTGATTTCGCTCGTTTCTACAAGGATTTAGGCCTGCATAAGGCCTGA
- the eno gene encoding phosphopyruvate hydratase: MTTFIEDIMAREILDSRGNPTVEVEVTLSGGAVGRAAVPSGASTGMHEALELRDGDKSRFSGKGVLKAIQNVNETLAIELAGWDALDQVGIDQFMCGLDGTPNKSNLGANAILGVSLAVAKAAAAALDLPLYRYLGGVAARVMPVPMMNILNGGKHAEDSTDLQEFMIVPAGAPSFSEALRWSSEVYHQLKKVLQGKKYNTNVGDEGGFAPSLSANHEAIELILEAIKRAGFKAGKDIYIALDPAASELYQGGMYVLKKEGRKLSGAEMVDFYADWVAKYPIISIEDGLAQDDWENWQLLCQRLGDRVQIMGDDLLVTNVERLAIGIERRAANSILIKLNQIGTLTETIAAVEMAKCAAWTAVISHRSGETEDTTIADLAVALNTGQIKTGAPCRSERVAKYNRLLRIEEELADTAIYPGLDAFYNIQR; the protein is encoded by the coding sequence ATGACAACTTTCATTGAGGATATCATGGCCCGTGAAATCCTGGATTCACGTGGCAATCCGACTGTCGAAGTCGAGGTAACTCTGTCTGGGGGAGCGGTAGGGCGTGCTGCGGTTCCTTCTGGAGCCTCCACCGGCATGCACGAAGCCTTGGAACTGCGCGATGGAGACAAGTCGCGCTTTAGTGGCAAAGGCGTGCTCAAGGCAATACAGAATGTGAACGAGACCCTCGCCATCGAGCTGGCTGGCTGGGATGCTCTGGATCAGGTGGGCATTGACCAGTTCATGTGCGGATTGGATGGCACGCCCAACAAGAGCAACCTGGGGGCCAATGCCATCCTCGGCGTGTCCCTGGCTGTGGCCAAGGCTGCCGCAGCAGCGCTAGACTTGCCTCTCTACCGCTACCTGGGAGGAGTCGCTGCCAGGGTGATGCCCGTGCCGATGATGAACATCCTCAATGGTGGCAAACACGCTGAGGATAGCACCGATCTGCAGGAGTTCATGATTGTGCCTGCGGGCGCCCCATCTTTTAGCGAGGCTCTGCGCTGGAGCAGTGAGGTATATCATCAATTGAAAAAAGTGCTGCAAGGCAAAAAATATAATACCAATGTCGGGGATGAGGGCGGTTTTGCACCATCGCTCAGTGCCAATCACGAGGCAATTGAACTCATCCTAGAGGCGATTAAAAGGGCAGGCTTTAAGGCAGGCAAGGACATCTACATCGCCTTAGACCCCGCCGCCAGCGAACTATATCAGGGTGGCATGTATGTGCTGAAGAAAGAGGGTCGCAAGCTCAGTGGTGCAGAGATGGTAGATTTCTACGCAGACTGGGTGGCTAAATACCCCATTATCTCCATCGAGGACGGCCTGGCACAGGATGACTGGGAAAACTGGCAACTGCTCTGCCAGCGCCTTGGCGACCGCGTGCAAATCATGGGCGATGACCTACTGGTGACGAATGTTGAGCGTTTGGCCATAGGCATCGAGCGTAGGGCAGCCAACTCTATTTTGATCAAATTGAACCAAATTGGCACGCTCACCGAGACCATCGCTGCCGTAGAAATGGCCAAATGCGCCGCATGGACAGCGGTGATTTCCCACCGCAGTGGCGAAACAGAAGATACGACTATTGCTGACTTGGCCGTGGCTCTGAACACCGGGCAGATCAAGACCGGAGCACCCTGTCGCTCAGAACGTGTGGCGAAGTACAACCGGTTGCTGCGCATCGAGGAGGAGCTTGCGGACACCGCCATCTATCCCGGCCTAGATGCATTCTACAATATCCAACGCTAG
- the map gene encoding type I methionyl aminopeptidase — MAIIIKTREEIAVMREAGRITAKALEAMCKAVRPGITTAELDAIARDIFRAHHAIPAFLGYPNPNYANRPYPAVITASINDELVHGIPGRRVLKEGDIISLDCGCIYNGFVGDAAVTVGVGCISAEAARLLRVTEEALYKAIETSRVGKRLGDVSAAIQEHAERHGYNVVREYTGHGVGREMHEDPQIPNWGKPGSGIPLRAGMTYALEPMIIAGQPEVYVKGDAWTVATKDHSLCAHFEHTIAVTDGDPEILTLP; from the coding sequence GTGGCTATCATCATCAAGACCCGCGAAGAAATTGCGGTGATGCGCGAGGCAGGGCGGATTACAGCCAAGGCACTGGAAGCGATGTGCAAAGCAGTGCGGCCGGGCATTACCACGGCTGAACTAGATGCCATTGCCAGGGACATTTTTCGTGCACATCATGCGATTCCTGCATTTTTGGGTTACCCCAATCCCAATTATGCCAATCGCCCCTATCCGGCTGTTATCACGGCCAGCATCAACGATGAATTGGTGCATGGCATCCCTGGCCGGCGGGTGTTGAAGGAAGGTGACATCATCAGCCTGGATTGTGGCTGCATCTACAATGGCTTTGTGGGAGACGCGGCGGTAACTGTGGGCGTGGGATGCATTTCTGCCGAAGCAGCGCGTTTACTCCGTGTCACGGAAGAGGCACTGTACAAAGCCATTGAGACCTCGCGAGTGGGCAAGCGCCTGGGGGATGTATCCGCAGCGATCCAGGAACATGCCGAGCGCCATGGCTACAACGTGGTGCGCGAGTACACGGGTCATGGTGTGGGACGTGAGATGCACGAAGATCCGCAAATTCCCAACTGGGGCAAGCCAGGTAGCGGTATCCCACTGCGTGCCGGCATGACCTATGCACTCGAACCAATGATCATCGCCGGACAACCTGAAGTTTACGTCAAAGGCGACGCGTGGACCGTAGCCACTAAGGATCATAGCCTCTGCGCTCACTTCGAGCACACTATCGCTGTCACAGATGGAGATCCAGAAATATTGACCCTGCCCTAG
- a CDS encoding 2-hydroxyglutaryl-CoA dehydratase — MTRPCFLGVDIGSLTVKAVLLDADQHVLAKRIMPAGYGGQEAAEALVARLLTEHSLTLAEIAYTVVTGYGRVRFTAADEEVSEISCHARGAFHLCPAVRTVIDIGGQDSKAIRLDAQGRVVDFAMNDKCAAGTGRFLEVMAAALDVPIEQFGSFALQSEHPLVISSTCTVFAESEAISHIARGAAKQDVAAGLHQAIASRVLGLAVRVGLEAEVMLTGGVALNVGVVTALARQSAYSISVPSDPQTVGALGAALYAWHKARR, encoded by the coding sequence ATGACCAGACCATGTTTTTTAGGTGTGGATATTGGATCGCTTACGGTCAAGGCTGTGCTGCTTGACGCTGACCAACATGTGCTGGCGAAGAGAATAATGCCCGCTGGCTACGGTGGCCAGGAAGCGGCTGAAGCGCTGGTCGCACGATTGTTGACCGAACATAGTCTGACGCTCGCTGAGATCGCCTATACCGTGGTCACTGGCTATGGACGCGTGCGCTTTACGGCAGCAGATGAAGAGGTCTCTGAGATTTCATGTCATGCTCGGGGGGCTTTTCACTTGTGCCCTGCTGTGCGCACGGTGATTGACATTGGAGGACAGGATAGCAAAGCAATCCGCTTGGATGCGCAAGGGAGAGTGGTTGATTTTGCTATGAATGACAAATGTGCGGCAGGCACCGGCCGTTTCTTGGAAGTGATGGCAGCAGCCTTGGATGTGCCCATCGAGCAGTTTGGATCCTTTGCACTTCAATCCGAGCATCCGTTAGTCATTAGTAGCACTTGTACGGTCTTCGCTGAATCAGAGGCGATTTCCCATATAGCGCGTGGGGCAGCCAAACAGGACGTCGCGGCAGGATTGCATCAAGCGATTGCCAGCCGGGTGCTGGGATTAGCAGTACGGGTTGGCCTCGAAGCGGAAGTCATGCTTACTGGAGGAGTAGCACTCAACGTTGGGGTAGTAACGGCGTTGGCCAGGCAATCTGCCTACTCTATCAGTGTGCCCTCCGATCCGCAGACAGTGGGTGCTCTGGGAGCAGCACTTTATGCATGGCACAAGGCAAGGCGGTGA
- a CDS encoding 2-hydroxyacyl-CoA dehydratase, whose translation MAEKRYKKLKTAAELQRLMQWHYTRMRLPRLGRPLAWVTSGAPVEILRAMGVMVAYPENYGALCGARREAVPLCEAAEAQGYSPDLCSYARTSLGSMFQSERAPMGGLPRPDLLIACNNICGTVIKWYEAVSAHYQVPLFILDTPFIHDGFEPQMLSYIVTQLEEMIRFVERTTRRRLGNQRLERTARLANETVRLWSEIRTLCKARPSPLNAPDLFVNMAPIVVLRGTEEAVRFYRHLKAEVEMRVKNGVGAIPEEKYRLLWDNIAVWHHLYRFYNYFVDHGACFVVDTYTGGWSQTIPEETMGIMEGIAIAYATVFLNQSLEYRSRLMEQLIQEYNVDGFVMHCNRSCKPYSLGQYAIKRLVTARTGTPGLIIESDMCDTRAFAAEAVRTRIQAFMETLAERK comes from the coding sequence ATGGCTGAGAAAAGGTACAAGAAACTGAAGACAGCGGCGGAGCTACAGCGCCTTATGCAGTGGCACTATACTAGGATGCGTCTCCCGCGGCTGGGCAGGCCCTTGGCCTGGGTGACAAGTGGTGCGCCAGTGGAGATCTTGCGCGCTATGGGCGTGATGGTGGCGTATCCGGAGAACTATGGCGCTCTTTGCGGTGCACGCCGGGAAGCGGTTCCTCTGTGTGAAGCAGCGGAGGCGCAAGGATACTCGCCTGATCTCTGCTCTTATGCGCGCACCAGTTTAGGCTCTATGTTTCAAAGCGAACGCGCGCCGATGGGAGGACTGCCACGGCCGGATTTGCTCATTGCCTGCAACAATATCTGTGGCACTGTAATCAAGTGGTATGAAGCAGTTTCCGCGCATTACCAGGTGCCGCTTTTTATCCTCGACACCCCTTTTATCCACGATGGTTTTGAGCCACAGATGCTGTCCTATATAGTTACTCAACTGGAAGAGATGATCCGCTTTGTGGAGAGGACGACCAGACGCCGATTGGGCAACCAGCGTTTGGAGAGGACTGCCCGCTTGGCGAACGAAACAGTGCGGCTATGGAGCGAGATACGTACTTTGTGCAAAGCACGGCCTTCGCCACTGAATGCGCCTGATTTATTTGTGAACATGGCTCCGATTGTTGTCTTGCGGGGTACCGAAGAAGCAGTGCGCTTTTACCGTCATCTCAAGGCTGAGGTAGAGATGCGCGTGAAGAACGGTGTAGGAGCTATTCCAGAGGAGAAGTATCGACTGCTTTGGGATAATATTGCTGTCTGGCATCACCTCTATCGCTTTTATAACTACTTCGTTGATCACGGTGCATGCTTTGTGGTGGACACATACACGGGTGGTTGGTCACAGACAATTCCTGAAGAAACAATGGGAATAATGGAAGGCATTGCCATAGCCTATGCTACTGTGTTCCTCAATCAAAGCCTGGAGTATCGGAGCCGATTGATGGAGCAGTTGATTCAAGAGTACAACGTAGATGGGTTTGTGATGCACTGCAATCGCAGTTGCAAACCATATTCCCTGGGACAGTACGCTATCAAGCGCCTTGTTACCGCACGCACTGGCACGCCAGGCTTGATCATCGAATCTGATATGTGCGATACGCGGGCTTTTGCCGCCGAAGCGGTGAGGACAAGAATTCAGGCTTTCATGGAAACTTTAGCAGAGAGAAAATGA
- a CDS encoding 2-hydroxyacyl-CoA dehydratase: MAQDVCIHLVEPSLSNQVDWDLVNFLMHPCKEWQVRYPTKRAFGYLCTYAPVELLHAAGFVPVRLLQGSGPVALANAHLPSFSCALVRMVTERLLSGELDCLFGLLLVHTCDTMQCVTDIWRMASPRFKVIHFSLPTVLSNPGARDYWLKELHRLAAVLGSECGSPITENALRDSIALYNEQRRLMAALYQQRWAFTVDQFWSLTLAGMVMPVEEYNILLHSFLRGVREEKGASPKRPTVILVGAILDDPTVPQLIDELGGQLVWDDLCTGSRYFDVLVDEAKEPFESLTERYLRRVPCPAKHDDTNSRARRLLDLVHSTGAQGVILALPKFCEPHAFDYVLLSKALTGAGVPHLLIETDLTMPSGQLRTRIQAFIEMLRSA; the protein is encoded by the coding sequence ATGGCTCAGGATGTGTGCATTCATTTGGTGGAACCCTCGCTGAGTAACCAAGTCGACTGGGATTTGGTGAACTTCTTGATGCACCCGTGTAAGGAGTGGCAGGTGCGTTATCCTACCAAGCGAGCTTTTGGTTACTTGTGCACCTATGCTCCAGTTGAGCTGTTGCATGCGGCGGGGTTTGTGCCAGTGCGTTTGCTGCAGGGGTCTGGGCCAGTGGCGCTAGCCAATGCGCACCTGCCATCCTTTTCCTGCGCACTAGTTCGGATGGTAACGGAGCGGTTGCTAAGTGGAGAACTTGATTGCCTCTTTGGGCTTTTATTGGTGCACACTTGCGACACGATGCAATGTGTCACCGACATCTGGCGCATGGCAAGTCCACGGTTCAAGGTAATCCATTTCTCTTTGCCCACTGTGCTGAGCAACCCTGGTGCACGGGACTATTGGCTAAAAGAACTGCACCGTTTGGCAGCTGTTTTGGGGTCAGAATGTGGTTCACCAATAACAGAAAATGCACTGCGCGACAGTATTGCCTTGTATAATGAGCAGCGCCGCCTTATGGCCGCGCTCTATCAACAGCGGTGGGCTTTCACAGTGGATCAATTTTGGTCTCTCACCCTAGCAGGTATGGTAATGCCTGTGGAGGAGTACAATATCTTGTTGCACTCGTTTTTGAGGGGAGTAAGGGAAGAGAAGGGCGCCAGCCCTAAGAGGCCGACGGTGATTCTGGTTGGCGCTATCCTCGATGACCCCACCGTTCCCCAGTTGATCGACGAACTGGGCGGGCAGTTGGTATGGGACGATTTGTGCACTGGCAGCCGTTATTTTGATGTGCTGGTTGACGAAGCGAAAGAGCCATTTGAATCGCTGACGGAGCGTTATTTACGGCGTGTGCCCTGCCCGGCCAAGCACGATGACACAAATTCCCGTGCCAGACGTCTACTAGACTTAGTGCACAGTACAGGAGCCCAGGGCGTAATCCTTGCGTTGCCCAAATTCTGCGAACCCCATGCTTTCGACTACGTATTGCTCTCCAAAGCGCTCACAGGTGCCGGAGTGCCGCATTTGCTGATTGAAACCGACCTCACTATGCCCAGTGGTCAGTTGCGCACCCGCATCCAAGCATTCATCGAAATGTTGCGCAGTGCCTAA
- a CDS encoding DUF362 domain-containing protein, with protein MTVGIVRATLNDIDQSMAELLRLIGYRPQREALFIKPNVPDSGSPGQGLYTDPAVVDAFLKLFPGRPVVIGEGGIVGRDAEIALRKNGYASVAERYGATLVNLEHAERFSIPWPHGLLKLPNYLLTHEYINIAKMKTHVQTGVTLGMKNQKGLLTSADKRRFHRLGLNACIRALADIAQPALTIVDGIVALEGNGPWRYGRPVAMNVLVAGTDLIEVDNVCRQLMGFPPEHAPHVPFLPTVETVGVSIAEAQRTFAFDYKGYFVYKNVYEHINDSCSGCNWVLYYAFKAMKSSRWRRIKFLYRGVWRRLDIVMGHASQLPSGHGKVICMGDCARQFAEEHGLPLACGCPPTVEDVLKLL; from the coding sequence ATGACTGTTGGGATTGTGCGGGCCACGCTAAACGACATAGACCAGAGCATGGCTGAATTGCTTCGCTTAATTGGCTACCGCCCTCAACGCGAGGCATTATTTATCAAACCCAACGTTCCTGATTCAGGGTCGCCAGGACAAGGGTTGTACACCGATCCCGCTGTCGTTGATGCTTTCTTGAAGTTGTTTCCAGGTAGACCCGTGGTCATTGGCGAAGGAGGTATTGTCGGTCGCGATGCCGAGATTGCTTTGCGCAAGAATGGATACGCATCCGTAGCTGAGCGCTATGGAGCTACGCTGGTCAATCTGGAACACGCAGAGCGATTTAGTATCCCTTGGCCTCATGGCCTGCTCAAATTGCCAAACTACTTGCTGACTCACGAGTACATCAATATTGCCAAGATGAAGACGCACGTCCAGACTGGTGTGACATTGGGCATGAAGAACCAGAAGGGCTTGCTTACTTCTGCCGACAAGCGCCGCTTCCACCGCCTTGGCCTAAACGCATGCATTCGGGCTTTAGCGGATATCGCGCAACCTGCGCTGACGATTGTGGATGGCATTGTAGCCCTAGAGGGCAATGGGCCATGGCGGTACGGACGACCAGTGGCAATGAACGTGCTGGTAGCCGGTACGGATCTCATTGAGGTGGACAATGTCTGCCGGCAATTGATGGGCTTTCCTCCGGAACATGCGCCACACGTCCCATTTCTTCCGACAGTGGAAACGGTGGGTGTGAGCATTGCAGAAGCCCAGAGGACTTTTGCCTTTGATTATAAGGGCTATTTCGTATACAAAAATGTTTACGAGCATATCAACGACTCGTGCAGTGGCTGCAATTGGGTATTGTATTATGCCTTCAAGGCAATGAAGAGCAGCCGTTGGCGTCGGATCAAGTTCTTATACCGTGGGGTGTGGCGACGTTTGGATATTGTGATGGGTCACGCCAGCCAGTTGCCGTCAGGGCACGGCAAGGTCATTTGCATGGGCGATTGTGCGCGCCAGTTTGCCGAGGAGCATGGGTTACCTTTGGCATGTGGCTGTCCGCCTACTGTGGAAGATGTGCTCAAGCTGCTCTAG
- a CDS encoding MBL fold metallo-hydrolase: MLEVREYAPVVLFRAARSVLGHAFYHTAAYWIDGLLVDTTCAYTARELLDALSTRGLAVEQIVNTHCHEDHIGGNGLLQQAYGIPVLAHPLTLPILANPKLQYLQPYRRFFWGRPQPSQGQPLGEWVETAHCRFQVLHTPGHSPDHVCLYEPNLGWLFTGDAYIGGRDRAARPDYDIYEVIASLKRLAALELTALFPGSGSVRVNNPVAEIQQKITYLEELGAKVQALYRQGYSVQEIQRRLLGGMPSITYLTQGHFRRSYLIQAYLRGSSAKGSRGI, translated from the coding sequence ATGCTTGAGGTGAGGGAATATGCCCCGGTGGTTTTATTTCGCGCCGCTCGCAGCGTCTTAGGGCACGCTTTTTATCACACGGCAGCTTACTGGATAGACGGTCTGCTAGTTGATACTACCTGCGCCTATACTGCCCGAGAATTGCTGGACGCTCTATCCACACGGGGTCTTGCTGTGGAGCAAATTGTCAATACCCATTGCCATGAGGATCATATCGGGGGCAATGGGCTGTTACAGCAGGCCTATGGCATTCCTGTCTTGGCGCATCCCTTGACTTTGCCCATTTTGGCCAATCCCAAGTTACAATATCTACAACCCTATCGCCGATTTTTCTGGGGAAGGCCGCAACCCTCTCAGGGCCAGCCTCTGGGCGAATGGGTGGAGACAGCGCATTGCCGTTTTCAAGTGCTTCACACACCAGGGCACAGCCCGGACCATGTCTGCCTCTATGAACCCAATTTGGGGTGGCTCTTTACCGGCGATGCGTATATTGGTGGCCGAGATCGTGCTGCCAGGCCTGACTATGATATCTATGAAGTGATTGCTTCGCTCAAAAGGCTTGCAGCGTTGGAATTGACCGCGCTGTTCCCGGGGAGCGGCTCAGTCCGAGTGAATAATCCTGTTGCTGAGATCCAGCAGAAAATCACCTATTTGGAGGAATTGGGGGCAAAAGTGCAAGCACTATACCGGCAAGGGTATAGCGTCCAGGAGATCCAGAGACGCTTGCTGGGAGGTATGCCAAGCATCACGTACCTCACGCAGGGGCATTTCCGCAGGTCGTATCTCATCCAAGCCTATCTGCGTGGGTCCTCAGCAAAGGGAAGCAGGGGCATATGA
- a CDS encoding acyl-CoA thioesterase: protein MTKPRIVESEVRVRYAETDAEGVVYYANYFIYMEVGRVNYLRALGLDRRIWQQSGLGLVIVEASCRYHAPAYFDDRLIIHTWVEEVRRSSFALAYEIANAEDGRLLANGRTVQVLVELRDLRPIRLPLEVREALCAALGRQDEQ from the coding sequence GTGACAAAGCCGCGCATTGTCGAATCCGAAGTCCGCGTGCGCTATGCTGAAACGGATGCAGAAGGCGTGGTTTACTACGCCAACTACTTTATTTACATGGAAGTAGGACGCGTTAACTACTTACGAGCCTTGGGTCTGGATCGCCGCATCTGGCAGCAAAGCGGACTAGGTCTTGTCATTGTGGAGGCATCCTGTCGTTACCATGCCCCGGCATATTTTGACGACCGCTTGATTATCCACACTTGGGTAGAAGAAGTGCGTCGCTCCAGTTTCGCACTGGCATATGAGATTGCGAACGCTGAAGATGGACGGTTGCTAGCCAATGGGCGCACGGTGCAAGTACTGGTTGAGCTGCGCGATCTGAGACCGATTCGGTTGCCACTCGAAGTACGCGAAGCCCTATGCGCTGCATTAGGTCGACAAGATGAACAATGA